From Bordetella flabilis, the proteins below share one genomic window:
- the bamE gene encoding outer membrane protein assembly factor BamE codes for MKAVLAIAAISFALAGCSSGKWGFPYKAPVQQGNWITSEQVAQLRPGMTREQVRFILGSPTLTSVLHADRWDYPYYFKPGYGNAQERKFTVWFENDKVARWDGDQQPDVQPFQLADEQAKAAARAKTEANNAAGQKAGAMPAAGTSGGGLPAGVSAPSGGATTGNTPADPAPAGGAPAQGASANTPSSATPTGAPGTIPGSPAQPMQ; via the coding sequence ATGAAAGCGGTGCTTGCCATCGCGGCGATCAGCTTCGCGCTGGCGGGATGCTCCTCCGGGAAATGGGGATTCCCCTACAAGGCGCCTGTACAACAGGGCAACTGGATCACCAGCGAACAGGTCGCGCAACTGCGGCCCGGCATGACGCGCGAACAGGTGCGCTTCATTCTGGGAAGCCCCACGCTGACCAGCGTGCTGCATGCCGACCGCTGGGACTATCCCTACTATTTCAAGCCGGGCTACGGCAACGCGCAGGAGCGCAAGTTCACCGTCTGGTTCGAGAACGACAAGGTCGCGCGCTGGGACGGCGACCAGCAGCCCGATGTGCAGCCCTTCCAGCTCGCTGACGAACAGGCCAAGGCCGCCGCCCGCGCCAAGACCGAGGCGAACAACGCGGCGGGCCAGAAGGCCGGCGCGATGCCGGCGGCAGGCACGTCCGGCGGTGGCCTTCCGGCCGGCGTGAGCGCGCCATCGGGCGGCGCCACCACCGGCAATACGCCGGCAGACCCGGCCCCCGCGGGCGGCGCGCCTGCCCAGGGCGCCTCGGCGAATACGCCCAGCAGCGCCACGCCCACCGGTGCGCCCGGCACCATACCGGGCAGCCCTGCCCAGCCCATGCAATAA
- the fur gene encoding ferric iron uptake transcriptional regulator, protein MTDQSELKTMGLKATFPRLKILDIFRKAEQRHLSAEDVYRALIAENVEIGLATVYRVLTQFEQAGILARSQFDTGKAVFELNDGDHHDHLICTNCGKVVEFNDVDIEKRQHKIAKDNGFLLESHAMVLYGTCGDCAKR, encoded by the coding sequence ATGACCGATCAAAGCGAACTGAAGACCATGGGTCTGAAGGCCACCTTTCCGCGCCTGAAGATCCTGGATATTTTCCGTAAAGCGGAGCAGCGCCATCTTAGCGCGGAAGACGTCTATCGCGCCTTGATCGCCGAGAACGTCGAAATCGGTCTGGCGACCGTCTACCGCGTCCTGACGCAATTCGAGCAGGCGGGCATCCTTGCCCGCAGCCAGTTCGATACCGGCAAGGCCGTCTTCGAATTGAACGATGGCGACCACCACGACCACCTGATCTGCACCAATTGCGGCAAGGTGGTCGAATTCAACGATGTCGACATCGAAAAGCGCCAGCACAAGATCGCCAAGGACAATGGCTTCCTGCTGGAAAGCCATGCCATGGTGCTGTACGGGACCTGCGGCGATTGCGCGAAGCGTTGA
- the recN gene encoding DNA repair protein RecN: protein MLRTLHIRDFVIVEKADIHFGPGFTVFSGETGAGKSILIDALALTLGERADAGVLREGATRADISAVFDTPDELRPWLAEREIDAEDELVLRRVVDPQGRSRAFINGVPATIAQLRELGDSLVDIHGQHAHQSLLRPDAQRDMVDAHGGHGELRQVVGQAWKRWRQVARQLETAERDSATLETERERLQWQADELDKVDPRPGEWDTLQKEHTRLAHAQSLLDGASRTLEALDGDDDSAHSRVVAAVHMMEQLKRHDPALQGVCDELESARIAIAEAVSDLNNYVSRVELDPARLAQAEERLGAIFDLARKFKAEPDALPALRESLHAQLADMAAASDIDALRAQAQAAQADYAKAAAKLSTARRKTAKELGKLVTEAMQALAMQGGRFEVAVENAAPSAHGDDAVEFLVAGHAGTSPRPLGKVASGGELSRISLALSVIASRAARVPTLIFDEVDSGVGGAVAEVVGRLLGELGQRHQVLCVTHLPQVAARGGAHYQVSKAEKSGTTHSRIVELDEDARVEEIARMLGGIKITATTRQHAREMLGA, encoded by the coding sequence ATGCTCCGCACGTTGCACATCCGGGATTTCGTCATCGTGGAAAAGGCCGATATCCATTTCGGTCCCGGCTTCACGGTCTTCTCCGGCGAAACCGGCGCCGGAAAATCCATCCTGATCGATGCGCTGGCCCTGACGCTTGGCGAACGCGCCGACGCCGGGGTACTGCGCGAAGGCGCGACGCGCGCCGACATCAGCGCGGTCTTCGATACGCCGGACGAGCTGCGGCCGTGGCTGGCCGAACGCGAGATCGACGCCGAAGACGAGCTCGTCCTGCGCCGCGTGGTGGATCCCCAGGGCCGCAGCCGCGCCTTCATCAACGGCGTACCCGCCACCATCGCGCAATTGCGCGAGCTGGGCGACAGCCTGGTGGATATCCATGGGCAGCATGCGCATCAAAGCCTGCTGCGGCCGGACGCCCAGCGCGATATGGTCGATGCGCATGGCGGACACGGCGAACTGCGCCAGGTCGTGGGCCAGGCGTGGAAACGGTGGCGGCAGGTCGCCAGGCAGCTGGAGACGGCGGAACGCGATAGCGCGACGCTGGAAACGGAGCGCGAGCGCCTGCAATGGCAGGCCGACGAACTCGACAAGGTCGACCCGCGCCCCGGCGAATGGGACACCTTGCAGAAGGAGCATACCCGGCTGGCCCATGCCCAATCCCTGCTCGACGGCGCATCGCGCACGCTGGAAGCGCTGGACGGCGACGACGACTCCGCGCACAGCCGCGTGGTGGCGGCCGTGCACATGATGGAGCAGCTGAAGCGGCACGATCCGGCACTGCAGGGCGTGTGCGATGAACTGGAGTCGGCCCGCATCGCCATCGCCGAAGCGGTATCCGACCTGAACAATTACGTCAGCCGCGTGGAGCTGGACCCGGCGCGGCTGGCACAGGCCGAGGAAAGGCTGGGCGCCATCTTCGACCTGGCGCGCAAGTTCAAGGCCGAGCCGGATGCCTTGCCCGCGTTGCGTGAATCGCTGCACGCGCAGTTAGCCGACATGGCTGCCGCTTCGGACATCGATGCCCTGCGCGCCCAGGCGCAAGCGGCCCAGGCCGACTACGCCAAGGCGGCCGCCAAGCTGTCCACGGCGCGGCGCAAGACCGCCAAGGAGCTGGGCAAGCTGGTCACGGAAGCCATGCAGGCGCTGGCCATGCAAGGGGGCCGTTTCGAGGTCGCCGTGGAAAATGCCGCGCCATCCGCCCATGGCGACGACGCGGTCGAATTCCTGGTGGCGGGGCATGCGGGCACCTCGCCCCGTCCCCTGGGCAAGGTTGCCTCCGGCGGCGAACTATCGCGTATCTCGCTTGCGCTGTCGGTCATCGCGAGCCGCGCCGCGCGCGTCCCGACGCTGATCTTCGACGAAGTGGATAGCGGCGTGGGCGGCGCGGTGGCCGAGGTCGTCGGCCGCCTGCTGGGCGAGCTGGGCCAGCGGCACCAGGTCTTGTGCGTCACGCACCTGCCGCAGGTGGCCGCCCGGGGCGGCGCGCATTACCAGGTCAGCAAGGCGGAAAAAAGCGGCACCACGCATTCGCGCATCGTCGAGCTTGACGAGGACGCGCGCGTGGAGGAAATCGCCAGGATGCTGGGCGGCATCAAGATCACCGCGACGACGCGCCAGCACGCCCGCGAAATGCTCGGCGCCTGA